Sequence from the Candidatus Methylacidiphilales bacterium genome:
TTTGTGGCGGAGGGGAGGTTTTGTGGTGGTGTTGTGAGACAGGTGTGGGGGATTCGGAGGTTGTTTTCGAGGAGGGAAGTGATCGAGGTGAGGTCGTAGAAGTCGAATGGGCGTTGTGGCTCGAGCCAGTGTGGATCGGCATTAAGGCCGGTGATGGCGAGAGCGAGGAGGTAGGATTCTGAGCCGTCGGGATGGGTGATGCGGTTGATTTCGAAGAGGCGGATGCCGGTGTTGCCGTGAGAGAGGTTGTAGGCAGCGGCTTTGAGAAGGCTTGGAATGAGGCTGGGACGGAGATGGGTGTAGTGTTCGTTGAGGGGATTTAGAATGGGTAAGGCTGAATTGAGTGCGTGAGTCTTGGGGTTGAGAAGGGGTTCTCCGAGGGTTTCGTGCCAGCCACGAGAGGCTAGGGTGTAGCGAAGGTTTTGGATGCGGCGGTAGAGGAGATCTGTGGTGGAAGGAGGCTGGGAGTGGAAGTGAATGTGGGAGGGGATGGACTCCATGCCGTGGAGGCGAACGATTTCTTCGATGAGATCGATCTCAGAGGTGAGATCGTGGCGGTGGGTAGGAGGTAGCCATTGTGAGGAGCTCGGGGTTTCATTTTGGAGCTTGAGATGAAGGGAGGAGAGTATGGAGTGAATTTTTTCTTTTGGAATTTCAGTGCCTATAATTTCTGTGATTCGTCGAGAGCGAAGGGTGATCGGAGGAGGGGGCGGTGGGGGAGAGCCTAGAATAGTGGGCGCTGAGGCTATTTTTGCTTGGCACAGTTCGATTATTAGGTTGATGGCACGGTCTCTAGCTGCGAGGAGGGCATGGGGGTCGATGCGGCGTTCGAAACGATAGGAAGAGTCGGTGTGGATCCCATGGCGGTGTGCGGAGCGGCGGACGTAGGAAGGTTCGAAAAAGGCGGCTTCGAGTAGGATGCGTGTGGTGTGCTCTGAGACGCAGCTGAGGCGACCTCCGATGACGCCTGCGAGGGCTTGTGGGTTTTGGTTGTCGGCGATGATGACGTCTTGGGGGGTGAGGAGATAGTTATGATCGTCTAGTGCTGCGAAGGCTTCGGAGGGTTGGGCGTGGCGGATGGTGAGTGTGGAGCCGTTGAGGAGATCTGCGTCGAAGGCGTGGAGTGGTTGTCCGGTCTCCCAAAGGATATAGTTGGTGATGTCAACGACGTTGTTGATGGGGCGGTGGCCTGTGGCTTTGATTTTATTTGCGAGCCAAGAGGGGCTGGGAGCGATGCGGATGTTGTCGAGGAGGATGGCTGTGTAGTAGGGGCAGGCCTCTGGGGCTGTATTGTGCACG
This genomic interval carries:
- the pheT gene encoding phenylalanine--tRNA ligase subunit beta — encoded protein: MTTLCSSNQKSQKNKVPQTSPPFMRFSLSWLKQHLDIQASLETLIDSLTRAGIEVQYTYTSGIQSDHIIIAEVLSYIPHPNADRLRLCQVNTGRETRQIVCGASNFKPGDRVPLALPGAILPGNFKIKETKIRGELSQGMMCSAKELNIAEDSEGLLILDPQAPLGVPLHHYLQPDTFLDIEITPNRPDLCSYIGLAREIAALGLGTLTPSPSPIIHLDNTAPPFPVHNTAPEACPYYTAILLDNIRIAPSPSWLANKIKATGHRPINNVVDITNYILWETGQPLHAFDADLLNGSTLTIRHAQPSEAFAALDDHNYLLTPQDVIIADNQNPQALAGVIGGRLSCVSEHTTRILLEAAFFEPSYVRRSAHRHGIHTDSSYRFERRIDPHALLAARDRAINLIIELCQAKIASAPTILGSPPPPPPPITLRSRRITEIIGTEIPKEKIHSILSSLHLKLQNETPSSSQWLPPTHRHDLTSEIDLIEEIVRLHGMESIPSHIHFHSQPPSTTDLLYRRIQNLRYTLASRGWHETLGEPLLNPKTHALNSALPILNPLNEHYTHLRPSLIPSLLKAAAYNLSHGNTGIRLFEINRITHPDGSESYLLALAITGLNADPHWLEPQRPFDFYDLTSITSLLENNLRIPHTCLTTPPQNLPSATKKLYGIKRDTFIAEYDLTTWLQSPEPPPPTLPPLPKYPSARRDLALLVDPKITHSTITSIIQKNAPPILERFFLFDQFTDPQGEKIPADKKSLAYAFIFRHPERTLHDEEIEQALQKIQTSLSQNTQATIRTI